The proteins below are encoded in one region of Scomber japonicus isolate fScoJap1 chromosome 2, fScoJap1.pri, whole genome shotgun sequence:
- the LOC128373209 gene encoding nuclear factor interleukin-3-regulated protein-like translates to MTGQTVGGVIQDLMAAEGLEFRPLGGAGSFTGEAVSILSSTGQLARTLLGHTFALKRKENLAIGENKVGSSCDDDNGNNMRRKREFIPNEKKDEGYWDKRKKNNEAAKRSREKRRANDMVLERRILGLLEENARLGAELLALKFRFGLVKDPSDMSILPLSAPFCSHPTPSTTQYYQHHTDGPSYLNAQHSSSTPHIHPPQEGAIYGPRGAGPLSSHSVSEDSGTSCTSCSSNVGSPVFCDETLSDRGGPSPRELVEEQQGYDSYLCPLEVNESQYVNRQDSPEGLRSLPHKLRFKAPSGSSDAGEVSQSTDSRHSGPPVATLGPNIQVRNHQQGGWDSRVESQGVWSREEACSELGQRYPSFGCYNSTSLQTSRDTKHPTQDVSLWSQISCLSQEVAQLKKLFSQQVLSKIA, encoded by the coding sequence ATGACGGGTCAGACTGTGGGAGGTGTCATCCAGGACCTGATGGCTGCGGAGGGACTGGAGTTCAGGCCTCTGGGTGGGGCCGGGTCTTTCACTGGTGAGGCTGTTTCCATCCTGTCCTCCACAGGCCAGCTGGCCCGAACCCTCCTTGGTCACACCTTTGCCCTCAAACGCAAAGAGAACCTTGCCATTGGTGAAAATAAGGTTGGCAGCAGTTGTGATGATGACAACGGCAACAATATGCGCCGCAAACGGGAGTTCATCCCAAACGAGAAGAAAGATGAAGGCTATTGGGACAAGCGGAAAAAAAACAACGAGGCAGCCAAAAGGTCCCGAGAGAAACGTCGAGCCAATGACATGGTGCTGGAGAGGCGCATCCTGGGCCTGCTGGAGGAGAATGCTCGCCTGGGAGCCGAGCTGCTGGCCCTCAAGTTTCGCTTTGGTCTGGTCAAAGACCCGTCTGACATGTCAATTCTGCCGCTGTCTGCACCCTTTTGTTCGCATCCAACACCTAGCACAACACAATACTACCAGCATCACACTGATGGACCATCATACCTCAACGCACAGCACAGCTCCAGCACCCCCCACATCCACCCTCCACAGGAGGGTGCCATCTATGGACCGAGGGGAGCAGGGCCTCTCTCAAGCCACAGTGTGTCCGAAGACTCTGGCACATCATGTACCTCATGTAGCTCAAACGTGGGCAGCCCAGTGTTTTGTGATGAGACACTGAGTGATCGTGGTGGGCCGTCTCCAAgagagctggtggaggagcagcagggcTATGACTCCTACCTCTGTCCGTTGGAGGTCAACGAGAGTCAGTATGTAAACAGACAAGATTCACCTGAGGGTCTGAGAAGCCTCCCTCACAAGCTCCGCTTCAAAGCCCCCAGTGGGAGCAGCGATGCAGGTGAGGTGTCCCAGTCCACTGATAGCAGACACAGTGGACCACCTGTAGCCACACTGGGGCCAAACATCCAGGTGAGGAACCACCAGCAGGGGGGATGGGACAGTCGTGTGGAGAGTCAGGGTGTCTGGTCCAGGGAGGAGGCCTGCAGTGAACTTGGGCAGAGGTATCCATCCTTTGGATGTTATAATTCCACCTCTCTGCAGACCTCCAGGGACACCAAGCATCCGACGCAGGATGTCAGTCTCTGGTCTCAgatcagctgtctgtctcaGGAAGTAGCTCAGCTCAAGAAGCTCTTCTCTCAGCAGGTACTCTCCAAGATCGCTTAA
- the nfil3-5 gene encoding nuclear factor, interleukin 3 regulated, member 5, whose protein sequence is MESLSIHLPSTSNKNAMEVDSFSPYSGSIPSPSEGGGRISRQAKGSKSSVASRRKREFISDEKKDDSYWEKRRKNNEAAKRSREKRRLNDMVLENRVMALNEENVRLKTELLQLKLRFGLISTASYMEKSQQISSSAASCNTSSSGSCTNGTPNSNAYLSSSGYSSASQVMLNSDSSEAEQSSRGENHSTLHKYSPRGSVSDLSDSSSRDSPEPMGYSIKKEPSSMEMARLESNGLSNEVNHGNHTALVPHHQQSSSLADSAMDYQHHQQQCHMEASSPPPQAISAQRSVILYRSSSGCYPMESQRQEDQQSHQSRPQQHGQHTSKFSDCSVTIREVAEKLERTKTVDSPQYDYSNGHAESAEELQQRYNLNTQQQRESHHELYGYQSQEGSQHHPESHQNPFAPDLIHSTEEGKSSYPQHNGYLNTLDEEPPVLTYEGGPRADGFYQENSSGKDTSSSDGDPRSSDKEGSTDDESPSSSSSDISSYHQKEVSAAGFNSECQAEVKGTALPHKLRLKYRAFSNGAAKAQVEALVSMSMSPSPNLPQHPYLALPSNPHSGQTNGESKEAENDTEFADEVMPPVNEKAEVKKEGGKKGSSSGRGGRNKRRD, encoded by the coding sequence ATGGAAAGTCTAAGTATACATTTACCATCCACCAGCAACAAAAACGCAATGGAAGTGGACAGTTTTTCTCCCTACAGTGGGAGCATCCCATCCCCTTCTGAAGGTGGAGGGCGGATCAGCCGCCAGGCTAAAGGTTCCAAGTCCTCTGTGGCGTCCCGTCGCAAGCGGGAGTTCATCTCTGATGAGAAAAAAGATGATTCTTACTGGGAGAAACGGCGTAAGAACAACGAAGCGGCCAAGCGCTCAAGGGAAAAGCGTCGCCTCAATGACATGGTGCTGGAGAACCGGGTCATGGCGCTGAATGAGGAGAACGTTCGTCTAAAAACGGAGCTCCTTCAGCTCAAGTTGCGCTTTGGCCTCATCAGCACAGCCTCCTACATGGAGAAAAGTCAGCAGATATCCAGCAGTGCTGCAAGTTGTAACACTAGTAGCAGTGGGAGCTGCACCAACGGCACTCCCAACAGTAACGCCTACCTCTCAAGCAGTGGCTACTCCAGTGCATCTCAGGTGATGCTGAATTCTGACTCATCTGAAGCTGAACAGTCGAGCCGTGGCGAGAACCACAGTACGCTCCACAAGTACTCCCCCAGAGGctctgtctctgacctgtctgacAGTTCCTCCAGAGACAGCCCTGAACCCATGGGTTACAGCATAAAGAAGGAACCCTCAAGTATGGAGATGGCCAGACTGGAAAGCAATGGGTTGTCCAATGAGGTtaaccatggcaaccacacTGCACTGGTTCCTCATCACCAGCAGAGCTCCTCTTTGGCTGACAGTGCCATGGACTACCAGCACCACCAACAGCAGTGCCACATGGAGGCCTCCAGCCCGCCTCCTCAGGCCATCTCTGCACAGAGGAGCGTGATCTTGTACCGCTCCAGCAGTGGCTGTTACCCCATGGAGAGCCAGAGGCAAGAGGACCAGCAGTCTCATCAGAGCAGACCGCAACAGCATGGCCAGCACACCTCCAAGTTCTCTGACTGCTCAGTGACCATCAGAGAGGTCGCTGAGAAGCTAGAGAGGACGAAGACTGTGGACTCGCCTCAGTATGACTACAGCAATGGTCATGCTGAGTCTGCAGAGGAGCTACAACAAAGGTACAATCTCAACACCCAACAGCAACGTGAGAGCCATCATGAGCTCTACGGCTACCAGAGTCAGGAGGGCAGTCAGCATCACCCTGAAAGCCACCAGAACCCCTTCGCCCCTGATCTGATCCACAGCACTGAGGAGGGCAAGTCCTCCTACCCACAGCACAACGGCTACCTCAACACACTGGACGAAGAACCCCCAGTACTCACCTACGAGGGAGGCCCCCGGGCTGACGGTTTCTACCAGGAGAATTCCTCTGGTAAAGATACCTCCTCCAGCGATGGAGACCCCCGTAGCTCTGACAAGGAGGGCTCCACAGATGATGAGTctccctcctcgtcctcctcagACATCAGCAGTTACCACCAGAAGGAGGTGAGCGCTGCCGGTTTCAACAGTGAGTGCCAAGCTGAGGTCAAAGGCACTGCCCTGCCCCACAAGCTCCGCCTCAAGTACAGAGCTTTTTCCAACGGGGCAGCAAAAGCACAGGTGGAGGCACTGGTCAGCATGTCCATGTCCCCCTCCCCCAACTTGCCCCAGCACCCTTACTTGGCTCTCCCCAGCAACCCTCATAGCGGCCAGACCAATGGGGAAAGCAAAGAGGCAGAGAATGACACTGAGTTTGCGGACGAGGTCATGCCTCCGGTGAATGAGAAGGCAGAGgtgaaaaaggagggagggaaaaagggatCCAGCAGCGGGAGGGGTGGACGCAACAAGAGGCGAGATTAA